CATGtgcaaaaaaaaagttcaatcCTTTGATCTAGGGGAGACGACTATTACCGGTGAACCATTGATACAAGGAAGATTAACTCAAAACAAGCTACCTGGCTGACCAAAAGAAGCAAGTCACTAACACCCCACGATTTGTAAATGCTTATAAACACTGAGAAACATGGGTAGTGGCAGGTAATTATTGTTAACTGTTGTAGGTTAACCGAATTTGCCTCTTTAAATATAGGAAGGGTCGTTTGTACAAACGCACAACtcaaacaataaataaaatctACAAATTTTCTGCATTTATCTTTTGCTTTCACTTTTAATTATGTCTTTACCTTCCAACTTTTAATTCATTTACATTCTTTTAACCCTTATATTTCAGTTGTTTACTTCAGCCTTTATCTTTATTGCTTTAAGTCTTTTACCTAATTTACCCGTTCACTTAGTTATATACTCTAAAAACTATTTACTAAGATATTTTTTTCTCCATAGGTAACATTTCATTTTCACCCAACTCATTCtctctatatctatctatctatctatctatatatatttatatgacgGGCCAAGGTAGTAAGGAGATAAATGACGGGCCACATAAGTTAAAGTGTTGGGCGGTAGCACACTATGGCTCAATCTAGGTGGATGAAGCACATGTGAAAAATGTGTTTTGCATATAAgctgtaaaaactaaaaatgaaaGAATAGATTCAGCAAAAGGCCAAATATCATGCTCGCAGGTAAAAATCCTCCAATTTGCACTGTATTGGGTCAATGAAGCCCAATCTCATGCCCGCGAGCTCAACTCCTTAATTACTAAGCTCTTTACCACCACAATGTGATATGTTAACTATTAAAACTTAGAAGGTTCATCAAGAGGAAATGTGAGACATTAAACTTTTGATATACTTACTAATTTTCCAATATATAGTGGGGGAGGATGTGCTGCTTTTTGTGCTGAATATTCTCAATGGTCATACGTCGCAAAAGTGCAATATTTGCGGCTGATTTTCTTTCAAAGCTTGCATTTTTCTaatgattttgtttgaattgagGATGTTATTATGGGGTTGGAACCTATTTTGTGTTATGTAAACTCTATTTTCAtttaatggattttttttttgtttattcagGTATTCTCACAATTTGCAGTTACATAGGTAGGTTTCTCCTAATAAATCATTCTTCACACGCACCACCAAGAGACCGAACTCTGGACTAGATGCTTAAGGAGCTCAACTATCTACCAACTGTGGTAGACCTTGTTGATATGAATGTTTTATTTATACCCGTAACAAATGCACATATAAGTGAAGATGATAAATGTATATATTAGTAGGCATTTGTATATTACCTCAGGGCCTTGAATCTTTAGCTTCATTCGTAGAAGCTTGACAATCAAAATAGCAGCAAAAGAATTTCTCTTCCTCTTGATTGAAGAGTGTGCTTTTCTGACAAATTGGAGAGGATTCGAAATTGGGGTGTCTTCTAATTTGGGCACTGACACATGCAAGTAAGTAATGTGGTTACCCCAAGCACCCTTTGCAGTCTTTAACATTTCCTGAACTCCATGATAATCTTTAACTTTTCTTGTGTTGGCTATTGCCAATGCAGTGGAATTCAATGTTCCTGACCTAGAGTCAATGTCTTGCATGTAAAGCCGAATCCCATAAAAGATTATTCCAGTAATTACATCATTTACAGTCTGCAATATACAATAATATGTAAAATCATTATATGAATATAATGGAAAGGGTCTTATAATCTTGATCCATTGTTATTCATATTGGATTTCCCGAGATAAAAGAATCTGATTATACCATTAAATGTTTGAATGTCAACAAACATATACATTTTGGGCCCAATTATTCACCGCAACTTGCAAATATATTTCAGACCCGCATTTCCAACTCCATCAAGTACTTCACATGTATTGACTAAAAACAAAACTTCACATGTATATCAACAATAACAAGGGCCAAAAGTAGATTTGTAAAAGTAATTAAGGAAGTCCGACTCACTCGAGTTGGCTCACCACaacctaaaaaaaaataagttgagTCGAACTAGCTTACTTTTCTAGTGAGTCTCTAATATCGTAACATGGTTCAACATTATTCAAACATATGGGCTAGGTGAGCTAGTTCACCATAacttagaaaaaaattaaaattcataaaaaatttaaaagtacaagaactcaagtcagaaaaaaaatgtgacaaaaattaaatttcatagTATCACAATAAAACATGTAAATAATggttcattaaaaaaaaattggctcAAGTTGTTAACATTGtataaaaaatacttttttccgactagaaataaaataaattattaaacgAGCTAGTCTGACTTACTTTGGTTCCAATCTATTTAACCCACTAGGTTAGGTGAGCCGAACCAAAATAAACTCACTTTAATATGACCCTTTATTTTCCAACCCAATTCACCTAAATAGTGGATTAACAATACTAACGAAAAtacttattttcaaaaataagaaATACAATATAACTGAATGTCAAAGTTTTAGTCTataaaaaagaaagtttaaCATAACTATATATTTAAaccaataataatatatttaagTCTAGGCGTTATTCACCATGGATTCAGAAAAATGGTCCCGCTCCTTTAAAGTGTGAAATTCACTTTAGTGGGTAAAGTAAGTCATTATAACTATTAATTCAAttgttttattgaattttcaaagTATGTAATCAAGGTTGATGATTGTGATGACTTATTTTACCTTTTAAAATAACTCTTTTACTTTAGAAGAGTTAAATGCCGGGAAAATATGGTTCACAAGTTAAAATAGTTTCTCTACAAAATTAGTTTTAGACATTCATGCAAATTATATTGTGAAGAATGTGCACCGAAGGTTAGTTGTGAAATTATGGTGTATGGTTAGACTAATTTTTAACATGATGCATTAAGTATAAGATAAATTTAACTAACAAGATTATCAATCTTACCACTCCAAGATTAGACTTAATTTCTTTGATATGGTCAATTGAAAATGTGATGTTTGATATCACGGTTGATCGAGACTCAAATTGTTCAACCCCAGACCTTATTGGTGTTTTAtcatcttcaattaaaaaacttTTCAAAAGGCTGTATCCAAACTCTGACAAGGAATTGCAAACCATGGAGAGAAGCAGAGGAATTCTCTTCAAAAAGAATTTGCTTGTATTTTCTGGTTTTGATGACTTGCGTGATGGAAAAGACAGAGGAAGAGAGGGGTCATCAGCACTTtgtaaagaagaaagaagaagacccATGAGAGTGTAGCCATCTCCAATTGCATGGTGAAATTTGAGTACCACGGTTCCTTTAGCATTGCTTGTTGGGTATTTGATTACATGGACTTGCCACAATGGCCTTGTCTTTGGTAGTTTCTCCATTGCTATCCTTGACAAGTAATCACCAAAATGCTTGTCATATGAATCCACTGACATGCCATCAATGAAATTGAGCTCAGTGACATGCTCCTCAAACTTCACCTCAACACGTTTCCATCTTTTCACTCCTTTTTCATCTTGAATCTGATCTCAAACattaaaaatgacaaaaaagaAAAGCTTAATAATGAATACATGTCAAAATCATCAACCACATTTATAAATTTAGTATCGCGTCACTATGGTTGAACCGCCTTGAGAGCGACACCACTGACATCCACCATATGTGACCCGGTGACCGTGACTACCACAAAgcgaaaaaagtaaaaaaagaaTGCAATTATATATGGATAATTATTTGTTGACATctcaaaaatgaggtggaatgaggtggaggaggagagagataggaagaaatgaaaaaagtaagagagagaaagtataagatgtgataagtgataagaagagagagaaagagataaaaataggtggaaataaagtgtataaaaaaagaggtgtgtatatatcattgttaaTTATATATGGTAGTCTGAAACGACTACGTACATTgtatttttgggttttttttaaggaaatctATTATTACGTGAGGGTTAAAAGCCACCGCACAATGTGAGTGTTGAATAGTGCTGTAATGGATTCGAAGAGTTGTATGAATTGTGTGAGAATAAAGATAAAAGTATGATATGGAAAAAAGTGAAAAGagagaaattaaaattatatagtGCAAAGGCTAAAGCTATCAACAAACACcatcatatataaatatatgccAAAAAAATCATCATATATAAAATGTAATGAAACTTTGATATATATGCTTTGTATCGAgtggagagagaaaattaacCATTATAGAGGTGAAGCGAGGGATGTTGTGAAATGCATCTTTGATCAGAGACACAACTGGCAAGTCATGGATGGGAACTTCAAACTCTAAGACTGCAAGAATATACATGCTAAGATAATTGCTGTCTGCGTAATATCCCGTTGGAGTAACTGGTTCGGCCAACTCCTCTTTGAAATGCTGATCCATTATTGCACTGTTCTCAGATTCTAGTATCATGAAATAGAGCTTTTGGATAAATATGTGGACAATAGTTTAGACTTTATTGTCTATACAGTATATACTGATTACAGTGTATGATTTCTTGAGTTTCTTCACAAAGATATAAATAGGATGAAAAGGGGCCTGCATCGCTACCCTTTCCCATGGGGTaggccatatatatatatatatgaaagttTATATCTTTATACATTctgtttacactgatttttggtaaacaaatatcctcttagttcgactaaaggaagtttagatttcagggtccttttgagaaaacgtcttGCTAAAGTGTCGTGTGTGAACTAGTGCTTTTCGACAATAGTGAAGAAAACTGGATTTAATTACATAAGGATAGATTACATAAAGTCAGAGAAATCAAAATAACATGAATACTACCAAAGATGTAGAATTCgacaagaaactaaacaagcttaacacaagaaaactaaaaatgttggttctgcaacatactcctccatcatcacgccttgctccttgagtctcattgatgcagacattagagcttttggtgaatttttcagagttttgagttgggaaccctctttctgaattggattctcctatttatagagcttcgtGCCCCGCGTGTCCTTGACGGTTTTCCTCCTCAATGGATAGGTTAGTGGGCCTGGTttctcccacgatctgatgcttgctccggaagttccatgcatggtggtggagatcgtgtgcttcaactgcttcaaccgtttcctggccatgttttcgaccatcgtggggagaatttgacttggtcaatgtggcacgtgttacatgtgcctgtgtttagtAGTGATTGTTATTGTCGAATTTGGTTGCCCCATTAACTTGGTGCAttttcctttccctttcttAAGTCAGATTTCGACTACCTTGAGtgttttgggctgaatgcgttttttctttcttgggccgaaatattgggccaacagatgccccccaaaaatgttgattctcgactaccagatcttggagggatcaagcattttttgCTCGTGCAATTCGACGGAGCTTGACGGTTGTTCGCGACTTTCCACTTTTCTGATTTCAAgtcccatcagagatccaaTCGTTTGACTTTTTCTCCAATCAGAAGCCTTGACGTCTGACTTCGTCTGCCGTGTGCCGTCTCTACTCTAGGGTAATCATGGCCCTTTTCTAGCCTTTTCATTagggtttgcggttatataataaaataaccgttggatttcaaaaattttTGTGCAACGTTTTATAATGCAGCTTCACGTCCGACTCTtcgtttgcctataaatacgccattgttggcctTCTGCAAGCTTTACCGTTTTCAAGCATTCAATCTTTTGCCCGATTCTACTTGTAATCATCTTCAATCGTTTGGTTTTTGCTTTCCTGGTTCACTCTCTGGACATTTCCATGGCTTCCAGTTCAGACAATGTCATTCCCTTGGCCGCTGCGTGTGAGATGAATGAGGCCAAACGCACTCCCATTCCAGACCCGCCGTACGAAGTGGAAAAACGGGccatctggaaatcccaggtatttattcctatttctgtgaatggcaatttacgcgccattttaggccctttgaagaaggcgaagaagggAAGGCCTAACAGTCTTCCTGAAGATTACGAGCAGTTTCACCCCAGCGTTCGTGGGGATGAGCTTATCCTTGCATTTCGACCTTCTTACCTCTTGCCttttctgaaagatcccaaaaggACTTTTAGGTCTGCGCCTCCTAACCCAACTGCTGGTGAAGGAGCCTATCTGAAATGGCTCGACAGAGTGGAGGCCAGTAAGTCCGGGCATTGGAAGGTCACTGGAATCttcgacctcattcagttgtcgag
This is a stretch of genomic DNA from Lotus japonicus ecotype B-129 chromosome 1, LjGifu_v1.2. It encodes these proteins:
- the LOC130732294 gene encoding wax ester synthase/diacylglycerol acyltransferase 3-like; the protein is MILESENSAIMDQHFKEELAEPVTPTGYYADSNYLSMYILAVLEFEVPIHDLPVVSLIKDAFHNIPRFTSIMIQDEKGVKRWKRVEVKFEEHVTELNFIDGMSVDSYDKHFGDYLSRIAMEKLPKTRPLWQVHVIKYPTSNAKGTVVLKFHHAIGDGYTLMGLLLSSLQSADDPSLPLSFPSRKSSKPENTSKFFLKRIPLLLSMVCNSLSEFGYSLLKSFLIEDDKTPIRSGVEQFESRSTVISNITFSIDHIKEIKSNLGVTVNDVITGIIFYGIRLYMQDIDSRSGTLNSTALAIANTRKVKDYHGVQEMLKTAKGAWGNHITYLHVSVPKLEDTPISNPLQFVRKAHSSIKRKRNSFAAILIVKLLRMKLKIQGPEAVAKDVHRTMTNSSLLISNLVGPLGKMASANHPISGLFFTVSGIPQSLVISIISYMGMLRVTTATEQGSIDEKKLVGYVNNAFEIIYREAAKQNTRK